In Hemicordylus capensis ecotype Gifberg chromosome 3, rHemCap1.1.pri, whole genome shotgun sequence, one DNA window encodes the following:
- the EIF3F gene encoding eukaryotic translation initiation factor 3 subunit F isoform X1, translating to MAAAVANAPQAAVVPPPSPAAAALPVAPSAAPAAVPAPAPSQAALAPTSAPPTAPPALAAPFPGGRAVRLHPVVLASIVDSFERRNEGAARVIGTLLGTIDKHSVEVTNCFSVPHNESEDEVAVDMEFAKNMYELHKKVSPSEIILGWYATGHDITEHSVLIHEYYSREAHNPIHLTVDTSLQNGRMSIKAYVSTAMGVPGKTMGVMFTPLTVKYAYYDTERIGIDLIMKTCFSPNRVISLSSDLQQVGTASARIQDTLGTVLQYAEDVLSGKVAADNTVGRFLMDLINQVPKILPEDFETMLNSNINDLLMVTYLANLTQSQIALNEKILNL from the exons ATGGCGGCTGCAGTGGCTAACGCTCCGCAGGCTGCTGTGGTGCCCCCGCCATCTCCAGCGGCCGCGGCTTTGCCGGTCGCGCCCTCGGCAGCGCCCGCTGCGGTTCCGGCGCCAGCTCCTTCTCAGGCCGCTCTTGCGCCAACCTCAGCTCCCCCGACTGCCCCTCCCGCGTTGGCAGCTCCTTTTCCCGGGGGCCGCGCGGTCCGACTTCACCCGGTGGTCCTCGCCTCCATCGTGGACAGCTTTGAGCGGCGTAATGAAGGCGCGGCCCGAGTCATCGGCACGCTGCTGG GCACAATTGACAAACATTCCGTGGAAGTCACCAACTGCTTCTCTGTCCCTCACAATGAGTCAGAAGATGAG GTGGCAGTTGATATGGAATTTGCCAAGAATATGTATGAACTACACAAGAAGGTTTCCCCCAGTGAGATTATTCTGGGATG GTATGCAACAGGACATGACATCACAGAACACTCAGTCTTGATTCATGAATATTACAGTCGGGAAGCACACAATCCAATTCACCTTACTGTGGACACCAGTCTACAAAATGGGCGTATGAGCATCAAGGCATATGTCAG TACTGCAATGGGGGTCCCTGGTAAGACTATGGGAGTTATGTTCACTCCCCTCACAGTGAAATATGCATATTATGACACAGAACGGATAGGAA TTGATCTCATCATGAAGACTTGCTTCAGCCCGAATCGAGTGATTAGTTTATCGAGTGATCTGCAGCAAGTTGGAACGGCTTCTGCTCGGATTCAGGACACCCTGGGCACAGTACTGCAGTATGCAGAAGATGTGCTG TCTGGTAAAGTGGCTGCTGACAACACTGTTGGTCGTTTCCTAATGGACCTCATTAATCAAGTTCCAAAGATTTTACCAGAGGACTTTGAGACAATGCTGAACAGCAATATCAAT GATTTGCTGATGGTGACTTACTTGGCAAACCTCACACAGTCGCAGATCGCACTCAACGAAAAAATATTAAATCTGTAA
- the EIF3F gene encoding eukaryotic translation initiation factor 3 subunit F isoform X2: MEFAKNMYELHKKVSPSEIILGWYATGHDITEHSVLIHEYYSREAHNPIHLTVDTSLQNGRMSIKAYVSTAMGVPGKTMGVMFTPLTVKYAYYDTERIGIDLIMKTCFSPNRVISLSSDLQQVGTASARIQDTLGTVLQYAEDVLSGKVAADNTVGRFLMDLINQVPKILPEDFETMLNSNINDLLMVTYLANLTQSQIALNEKILNL; the protein is encoded by the exons ATGGAATTTGCCAAGAATATGTATGAACTACACAAGAAGGTTTCCCCCAGTGAGATTATTCTGGGATG GTATGCAACAGGACATGACATCACAGAACACTCAGTCTTGATTCATGAATATTACAGTCGGGAAGCACACAATCCAATTCACCTTACTGTGGACACCAGTCTACAAAATGGGCGTATGAGCATCAAGGCATATGTCAG TACTGCAATGGGGGTCCCTGGTAAGACTATGGGAGTTATGTTCACTCCCCTCACAGTGAAATATGCATATTATGACACAGAACGGATAGGAA TTGATCTCATCATGAAGACTTGCTTCAGCCCGAATCGAGTGATTAGTTTATCGAGTGATCTGCAGCAAGTTGGAACGGCTTCTGCTCGGATTCAGGACACCCTGGGCACAGTACTGCAGTATGCAGAAGATGTGCTG TCTGGTAAAGTGGCTGCTGACAACACTGTTGGTCGTTTCCTAATGGACCTCATTAATCAAGTTCCAAAGATTTTACCAGAGGACTTTGAGACAATGCTGAACAGCAATATCAAT GATTTGCTGATGGTGACTTACTTGGCAAACCTCACACAGTCGCAGATCGCACTCAACGAAAAAATATTAAATCTGTAA